In Verrucomicrobiia bacterium, the sequence GATGGCAGGTTTGATCACACGCCGTGCAATTTCAGAGTATCGCTTATAGGGGAGATTCATCTTGCGGACAAGATCGTTCAGATTGACCTTCAAGGTTTTGGAATTGGGAGCCTGAACAAGTATTTCGTAGAGCTGGATACTGTACAAAGAGCTTAGGGAGTTGATGATTGAAAGCGCACTTCTTTTATTA encodes:
- a CDS encoding replication initiation protein gives rise to the protein NKRSALSIINSLSSLYSIQLYEILVQAPNSKTLKVNLNDLVRKMNLPYKRYSEIARRVIKPAIQELNEKSNLILAWKPVKGSRFVTMVEFEIAYAG